A portion of the Acidisoma sp. PAMC 29798 genome contains these proteins:
- a CDS encoding glycoside hydrolase family 99-like domain-containing protein, protein MARRVGALAAKEVTRAPADTVGYVRRSGLFDLQWFCEAYGADPKTALRDWCLSGWSDGQKPSLYFDPAWYLEQNKDVAADGANPLLHYIRSGETEGRRPSPLFDPIWYRQTYAPPEDELCLAHYLRHRTTGKFSPTPDFDVNFYVTAYPDIAAAGVDAFAHFMEFGFREDRCPSPDFDTAYYRSRYLPWTPDVNPLLDLQTRRQTDAMVLTKRPKVETTIPAEVRRFTRPSEDFEVFAPLRPGAELRAWLLAYYLPQFHAIPENDAWWGKGFTEWNNVARALPRFAGHYQPRIPRDLGHYSLDDPETMRRQIEMAKAAGLHGFVFYYYWFNGTRLLEKPLEQFLADLSLDMPFCLMWANENWTRRWDGADADILITQDYRPAEDEDLVRSFGRHFADPRYIRIDNRPLLMIYRPSLIPDARTTLARWRALFQTLCSENPIMMMGQGFDAADPAEFGLDGAIEFPPHKIVTNLASINDNLVWLDDGAKTHVLHYNDTVRASLTEPRPTYPLIKTAIPGWDNDARREGQGMVIHGSTPAAFGEWVSALIDRARQVPFFGQPIVCINAWNEWAESAYLEPDVHYGAAYLNAMARAVCAEVSATDDKILLIGHDAHRHGAQTLLLALGQQMQRAHGLKVEFILLEGGPMASDYAAVVPTTVLSRVEDLQRQSGRLKQAGFRAAIVNTVAAGSAAPVLKAMGLSVTLLVHELPSLIREKNLTQSARRGTAAADHVVFPAAFVRDGVLDLIRHEDGDSGPPTILPQGIYQAVPFDAAARLRLRAELGVPERARLLIGIGYADMRKGFDLFLQLWRTLQGRKHAFHLVWAGNVSGELHSYLAPDIAAAEANGTFRMLGFRKDVNALLSAADLFVLTSREDPLPSTVLEAMSAGLPSVAFDQSGGIPDLLDAHDAGRSVPRGDIIAMAEAAEALCAVTPVVAARRRARLSAIAEARFRFDDYTRAVVDLADRRLLTISVAVPNYNYARHLPARLQAIFGQWAPVREILFLDDASTDDSLAVAGDVAKDAGRDIRIIANDRNSGSVFRQWRRAAEAATGEYLWIAEADDDSDPRFLTRLRAAMETQPEAVMAFADSVAIDPDNAVLSTSYKSYYNETAPGLLTADGDFAGDEFLHRCLSERNLILNVSAVLWRRHALLAALDRCEAALGRLRVAGDWWLYADILSQPGARIAYVAEPLNRHRRHSESVTHSLDADRHIAEIAAVQGMVAQTVKADPKLLRRQARYRTEVSRQLGTT, encoded by the coding sequence ATGGCTCGGCGTGTCGGGGCGCTTGCCGCCAAGGAAGTAACGCGTGCGCCCGCCGATACCGTGGGATACGTCCGGCGGAGTGGCCTGTTCGACCTGCAATGGTTCTGCGAAGCCTATGGCGCCGACCCCAAGACAGCCTTGCGTGACTGGTGCCTCAGTGGATGGAGCGACGGGCAAAAGCCCAGCCTCTATTTCGATCCCGCCTGGTATCTGGAGCAGAATAAGGATGTTGCCGCCGATGGCGCCAATCCCTTGCTGCATTACATTCGATCCGGCGAAACCGAAGGTCGGCGACCGTCACCCCTTTTCGATCCCATCTGGTACCGCCAGACCTATGCGCCGCCCGAGGATGAACTCTGCCTCGCCCATTATCTTCGGCATCGGACGACAGGCAAATTTAGCCCCACCCCGGACTTCGACGTCAATTTCTATGTGACCGCCTATCCCGATATAGCGGCCGCGGGCGTGGATGCCTTCGCGCATTTCATGGAATTCGGCTTTCGCGAAGACCGCTGCCCCTCGCCCGATTTCGACACCGCCTATTACCGCAGCCGCTACCTGCCATGGACGCCGGACGTAAACCCGCTTCTGGACCTCCAGACCCGACGCCAAACGGACGCCATGGTCCTGACCAAGCGCCCGAAAGTGGAAACGACCATTCCGGCAGAGGTTCGCCGCTTCACGCGCCCGAGCGAGGACTTCGAGGTTTTCGCGCCGCTGCGCCCGGGGGCCGAACTTCGCGCCTGGCTGCTCGCCTATTACCTGCCACAGTTTCACGCCATTCCCGAGAACGATGCATGGTGGGGCAAGGGCTTTACGGAATGGAACAACGTCGCCCGTGCCCTGCCGCGCTTCGCAGGCCATTATCAGCCGCGCATTCCGCGCGACCTCGGCCATTACAGCCTCGACGATCCTGAGACGATGCGGCGGCAGATCGAGATGGCGAAGGCCGCCGGTCTGCATGGCTTCGTGTTCTATTATTACTGGTTCAACGGCACCCGCCTGCTGGAAAAGCCGCTGGAGCAATTCCTCGCCGACCTTAGCCTGGACATGCCGTTCTGCCTGATGTGGGCGAATGAGAACTGGACGCGACGGTGGGACGGCGCGGATGCGGATATCCTGATCACCCAGGATTATCGGCCCGCCGAAGACGAAGACCTTGTGCGCAGCTTCGGGCGGCACTTCGCCGACCCCCGGTATATCCGCATCGATAATCGGCCGCTGCTGATGATCTATCGGCCGAGCTTGATCCCAGATGCGCGCACAACGCTCGCGCGGTGGCGCGCGTTGTTCCAGACGCTGTGCAGTGAAAACCCAATCATGATGATGGGACAGGGCTTCGATGCCGCAGACCCCGCCGAATTCGGCCTGGACGGCGCCATCGAATTTCCGCCCCATAAGATCGTTACTAACCTGGCATCGATCAACGACAACCTGGTCTGGCTCGATGACGGCGCAAAAACGCATGTCTTGCACTACAATGATACCGTTCGCGCGTCACTGACGGAGCCGCGCCCCACCTACCCGCTCATCAAGACCGCGATACCGGGATGGGACAATGATGCGCGGCGGGAAGGCCAGGGCATGGTCATCCACGGTAGCACGCCGGCGGCTTTCGGCGAGTGGGTCTCCGCCTTGATCGATCGCGCGCGGCAGGTGCCCTTCTTTGGCCAACCCATTGTCTGCATCAATGCTTGGAACGAGTGGGCCGAGAGCGCCTATCTGGAACCCGACGTGCATTATGGCGCGGCCTATCTCAATGCGATGGCACGTGCCGTCTGCGCCGAAGTGTCTGCGACCGACGACAAGATCCTCCTCATTGGCCATGACGCGCACCGCCATGGCGCGCAAACGCTGTTACTGGCACTCGGGCAGCAGATGCAGCGCGCGCATGGGCTGAAGGTGGAATTCATCCTCCTCGAAGGCGGGCCGATGGCCTCCGACTATGCAGCCGTCGTGCCCACCACGGTGTTGAGCCGCGTTGAAGATCTGCAACGCCAATCAGGCCGCTTGAAACAGGCCGGCTTTCGCGCGGCGATCGTCAATACGGTGGCGGCCGGCAGTGCCGCGCCTGTGTTGAAGGCGATGGGCCTGAGTGTCACGCTTCTCGTGCATGAACTGCCAAGCCTCATTCGCGAAAAGAACCTGACGCAGTCTGCCCGTCGCGGCACGGCCGCTGCCGACCACGTGGTCTTCCCGGCGGCCTTCGTGCGGGATGGCGTGCTCGATCTGATTCGCCATGAGGATGGTGATAGCGGGCCACCGACCATCCTGCCCCAAGGCATTTATCAGGCCGTGCCCTTCGATGCCGCCGCACGCCTGCGGTTGCGCGCCGAGCTGGGCGTGCCGGAACGCGCACGCCTGCTGATCGGCATCGGCTATGCCGATATGCGCAAAGGCTTTGACTTGTTCCTGCAATTGTGGCGCACGCTACAGGGCCGCAAGCACGCCTTCCACCTCGTCTGGGCCGGCAATGTTTCAGGCGAATTGCACAGCTACCTGGCGCCGGACATAGCGGCCGCAGAAGCGAACGGCACCTTCCGCATGCTGGGCTTCCGCAAAGACGTCAATGCCCTGCTATCGGCCGCCGACCTGTTCGTGCTGACCTCACGCGAGGATCCGTTGCCGTCCACCGTATTGGAAGCCATGAGTGCTGGGCTGCCAAGTGTGGCATTCGACCAATCCGGCGGCATTCCCGATCTGCTTGACGCGCATGATGCCGGGCGATCGGTGCCACGCGGCGACATCATCGCCATGGCCGAGGCGGCGGAGGCGTTATGCGCCGTTACGCCAGTGGTGGCGGCCCGCCGCCGGGCACGTCTATCGGCCATCGCCGAGGCGCGCTTTCGCTTCGACGACTATACCCGGGCCGTGGTCGATCTGGCCGATCGCCGGCTGCTGACGATTTCCGTCGCGGTGCCGAACTACAATTACGCACGCCACTTGCCGGCGCGGCTGCAGGCGATCTTCGGCCAATGGGCGCCGGTGCGCGAAATCCTTTTTCTTGATGATGCGTCAACGGACGACAGCCTGGCGGTGGCCGGCGATGTCGCGAAAGACGCCGGGCGGGATATCCGCATTATCGCCAACGACCGCAATTCCGGCTCGGTCTTCCGCCAGTGGCGACGCGCTGCGGAAGCGGCGACGGGCGAGTATTTGTGGATCGCCGAAGCGGATGACGACAGCGATCCGCGCTTTCTCACCAGACTGCGCGCGGCGATGGAAACGCAGCCCGAGGCGGTGATGGCCTTTGCCGATAGCGTGGCCATCGACCCCGACAACGCGGTTCTGAGTACGAGCTACAAGAGCTACTATAATGAGACAGCGCCGGGCCTGCTGACGGCGGATGGCGATTTCGCGGGAGATGAGTTTCTGCACCGCTGCCTGTCGGAACGAAACCTCATTCTCAATGTCAGTGCCGTGTTGTGGCGACGCCACGCATTGCTCGCGGCGCTCGACCGCTGCGAGGCGGCACTCGGCCGTCTCCGGGTGGCCGGGGACTGGTGGCTCTATGCCGATATCCTCAGCCAGCCGGGAGCACGGATCGCCTATGTCGCCGAACCGCTCAACCGGCACCGCCGCCATAGCGAGAGCGTGACGCATAGTCTGGATGCGGACAGGCACATCGCCGAGATCGCGGCTGTGCAAGGAATGGTTGCACAGACGGTCAAGGCCGACCCCAAGCTGCTCCGCCGGCAGGCGCGCTACCGCACCGAGGTCAGCCGGCAACTCGGCACGACGTAA
- a CDS encoding sugar ABC transporter substrate-binding protein codes for MTHQATRRGLLQTMGIGAATAIPLLGMRRSFAASPKKFKIALSNSYIGNKWRLEMENVFKASLLMEPFASEVEGSIYNSGNDVSKQSQQISNLIAERVDAIVVDAASPTALNGIIHQATSRGILVICFDNNVTAPSAIKVNISQFDLGVGLAEWVAKQINGQGNVIMVTGVAGTQVDLDRNKGAESVWAKNPGIKIVNRYTGMWDSSTAERNTAAVLPSLPKVDAIWCQGGTDGVLKAFISANRPLPPTAGECENGFRKMMLGIGGHQVQGCSAGSPPYLSVMGLELARRILNGSYPKKDIDVPNVLLTNADLKLGVNVFTDQPDSFFDDFTAGGADSPVQICAGAAISGTACPDKVIINLPKV; via the coding sequence ATGACGCACCAAGCGACGCGACGCGGGCTGCTCCAGACCATGGGGATCGGCGCGGCGACGGCCATACCTCTGCTGGGAATGCGACGCAGCTTCGCGGCATCCCCGAAGAAATTCAAGATCGCCCTGTCGAACTCCTATATCGGCAACAAATGGCGCCTGGAGATGGAAAATGTCTTCAAGGCATCGCTTCTGATGGAGCCCTTCGCCAGCGAAGTGGAAGGCAGCATCTACAACTCTGGCAATGACGTCAGCAAGCAGTCGCAACAGATTTCCAACCTGATCGCCGAGCGAGTGGATGCCATCGTGGTCGATGCCGCCTCCCCCACTGCGCTCAACGGCATCATCCACCAAGCGACATCACGCGGCATTCTGGTGATCTGCTTCGATAACAACGTCACCGCGCCTTCCGCCATCAAGGTCAATATCAGCCAATTCGATCTGGGCGTCGGCCTTGCCGAATGGGTCGCCAAGCAGATCAACGGCCAGGGCAATGTCATCATGGTGACGGGCGTCGCCGGCACGCAGGTCGATCTCGATCGCAACAAGGGCGCCGAATCCGTTTGGGCCAAGAACCCCGGCATCAAGATCGTCAATCGCTATACCGGCATGTGGGATTCCTCGACCGCCGAGCGCAATACGGCGGCGGTGCTGCCGTCGCTGCCGAAGGTTGACGCCATCTGGTGCCAGGGCGGCACGGACGGCGTGCTGAAGGCCTTCATTTCCGCGAACCGCCCGCTGCCGCCCACCGCCGGCGAATGCGAAAACGGCTTCCGCAAGATGATGCTCGGCATCGGCGGCCATCAGGTTCAGGGCTGCTCGGCCGGCTCGCCGCCTTACCTGTCCGTCATGGGCCTCGAACTTGCCCGCCGTATTCTCAACGGCAGCTATCCCAAGAAAGACATCGACGTGCCGAACGTGTTGTTGACGAATGCCGACCTGAAGCTTGGCGTCAACGTCTTTACAGATCAGCCCGACAGCTTCTTCGATGACTTCACGGCCGGTGGTGCCGATTCGCCGGTTCAAATCTGCGCCGGCGCGGCGATTAGCGGCACGGCCTGCCCCGACAAGGTCATCATCAACCTGCCGAAGGTATGA
- a CDS encoding sugar ABC transporter ATP-binding protein — protein MSLTASASTAGVEAPAGAVPVVEAIGVGKSYGGVAALTAASFTATTGEVHALVGENGAGKSTLIKILGGRVRPDTGTVRMDGRAVSFSGPQAAHALGAWTVFQELTLLPWMTVAENLLLLREPTNGTGLINRSATLRDADALLARFGVMHIDPRALVEDISLAERQTVEIVRAISHTPHILYLDEPTSSLVEREVEWLFGQIRRLRANGTCVVFTSHRWAEIRSIADRITIFRGGKDVGTFTDIEEGEAVRLMTGRRVEALYPPLPPLPTAPKTALEVKNLTGPNVRDVSFGLHIGEILGIGGLAGHGHRELFRMLFGDAHASSGQITVDGRARRFGSPRAAIAAGIALVPEDRKTEGLLLRMSVRDNATLAILNRLSRFGVLRPTAERAAAQSVVDNLRVRTNGLGLQVGALSGGNQQKVLLGRWLLAECRILLLYDVTRGVDVATKHEIYELVLRLATEGHAIIFYSSDAEELAHLSHRVLVMREGVIAAELISPGVTAEDIVSAAVRDHLAA, from the coding sequence ATGAGCCTGACTGCAAGCGCCTCGACCGCTGGGGTCGAGGCACCCGCCGGCGCGGTACCCGTCGTCGAGGCAATCGGGGTCGGCAAGTCCTATGGAGGCGTCGCCGCTTTGACGGCGGCGTCCTTCACCGCGACAACCGGCGAGGTTCATGCCCTGGTGGGCGAGAACGGCGCCGGTAAATCGACGCTGATCAAGATTCTCGGCGGTCGCGTACGGCCTGATACCGGCACCGTCCGCATGGACGGACGCGCGGTGTCCTTCAGCGGGCCGCAGGCCGCGCATGCCCTCGGTGCTTGGACGGTGTTCCAGGAGCTGACTCTGCTGCCCTGGATGACCGTTGCCGAGAATCTGCTTCTGCTGCGCGAACCGACGAACGGCACGGGGTTGATCAACCGATCCGCGACGCTGCGGGACGCCGATGCCTTGTTGGCGCGCTTCGGCGTCATGCATATCGATCCGCGTGCTTTGGTCGAGGATATTTCCCTCGCCGAACGCCAAACGGTAGAGATCGTGCGCGCCATCAGCCACACGCCGCATATCCTGTATCTGGACGAGCCCACCTCCTCCCTTGTCGAGCGTGAGGTGGAGTGGTTGTTCGGCCAAATCCGACGTCTGCGCGCAAACGGCACCTGCGTCGTGTTCACCTCGCATCGCTGGGCAGAAATTCGCAGCATCGCCGACCGCATCACGATCTTTCGCGGCGGCAAAGACGTCGGCACCTTCACCGATATCGAGGAAGGTGAGGCCGTGCGGCTGATGACCGGGCGCCGGGTCGAAGCGCTTTATCCGCCGCTGCCGCCCCTGCCTACCGCGCCCAAGACCGCGTTGGAGGTGAAGAACCTGACCGGGCCGAATGTGCGCGACGTGTCCTTCGGCCTGCATATAGGCGAAATCCTCGGCATCGGCGGCCTTGCCGGCCACGGTCATCGCGAGCTGTTTCGCATGCTGTTCGGCGATGCGCATGCATCCTCCGGCCAGATCACCGTCGATGGCCGGGCGCGGCGTTTCGGTTCCCCCCGCGCCGCCATTGCGGCCGGCATCGCCTTGGTGCCGGAAGATCGCAAGACCGAGGGTCTGCTGCTGCGCATGAGCGTGCGTGACAATGCAACCCTCGCGATCCTGAACCGGCTCAGCCGCTTCGGCGTGCTGCGCCCAACTGCCGAACGCGCGGCCGCGCAAAGCGTGGTCGACAACCTGCGCGTGCGCACCAACGGCCTCGGTCTGCAAGTCGGCGCGCTGAGCGGTGGCAACCAACAAAAGGTTTTGCTCGGCCGATGGCTGCTCGCCGAATGCCGCATCCTGCTGCTGTACGACGTGACACGCGGTGTCGATGTCGCCACCAAACATGAAATCTACGAGCTGGTCCTGCGGCTCGCGACGGAGGGACACGCCATCATCTTCTATTCGAGCGATGCGGAGGAACTGGCCCACCTCTCCCACCGCGTGCTGGTCATGCGCGAAGGCGTGATCGCCGCCGAACTGATCAGCCCAGGCGTCACCGCCGAGGACATCGTCTCCGCCGCCGTGCGTGACCATCTTGCCGCCTGA
- a CDS encoding ABC transporter permease, with protein MPEQTVLMPSGVRRGRMSHALVQNVGLVLVISLLSACIIGYCVIYYIAQHRFPGGFELTSTLDNTMPLAFAALAQTFVVLTRGIDLSVGGVIDLTNAVAAQTLNGPPLQTALWTVAILLIGGACGLVNGVLVAVGRLQPILVTLATLSIFQGIAIRVLPQPGGAIPPGFTSVLANPNYPTSLLYIPLIGIIWAIFRRTRLGVSVYAVGNDATAASSHGISVKRTVILAYTLGGVASAMAGLFLAANATAGDATTGDTYTLTSIVAAVLGGVSLFGGRGSGLGALFGAFVTVMVVNILFFSHIDPLYQTFYEGLFLLAAVVSANMIGSFVRRRR; from the coding sequence ATGCCAGAACAGACCGTGCTGATGCCGAGCGGCGTGCGGCGCGGCCGGATGTCGCATGCCCTGGTGCAGAATGTTGGCCTCGTCCTCGTCATCAGCCTGCTGAGCGCCTGCATCATCGGGTATTGCGTCATCTACTATATCGCGCAGCATCGATTCCCCGGCGGCTTCGAACTGACTTCGACGCTCGACAATACCATGCCCCTCGCCTTCGCGGCCCTGGCACAGACTTTCGTGGTGCTGACGCGCGGCATCGACCTTTCGGTCGGCGGGGTGATCGACCTCACCAATGCCGTGGCAGCCCAAACGCTGAACGGGCCGCCACTGCAAACCGCACTGTGGACGGTGGCGATCCTGCTGATTGGCGGCGCTTGTGGCCTCGTCAACGGCGTGCTGGTGGCAGTGGGTCGATTGCAACCGATCCTTGTCACGCTTGCGACCTTGTCGATCTTCCAGGGCATCGCCATCCGCGTGCTTCCACAACCGGGCGGCGCCATTCCGCCTGGCTTCACCAGTGTTCTTGCCAATCCGAATTACCCGACCTCGCTGCTGTATATTCCCCTGATCGGCATCATTTGGGCGATCTTCCGGCGCACGCGCCTGGGCGTGTCCGTCTATGCCGTGGGCAATGACGCGACCGCCGCGAGCAGCCATGGCATTTCCGTCAAGCGCACCGTCATCCTCGCCTATACGCTGGGCGGCGTCGCCTCGGCGATGGCGGGGCTGTTCCTCGCCGCCAATGCGACCGCTGGCGATGCGACGACGGGCGATACCTATACGCTGACCTCCATCGTCGCCGCGGTGCTCGGCGGTGTCAGCCTGTTCGGCGGTCGGGGCAGCGGCCTCGGCGCGCTATTCGGCGCCTTCGTGACGGTGATGGTCGTGAACATCCTGTTCTTCTCGCATATCGATCCGCTGTATCAGACCTTCTACGAAGGCCTGTTCCTGCTCGCCGCCGTCGTCTCGGCCAATATGATCGGCAGCTTCGTGAGGCGACGCCGATGA
- a CDS encoding ABC transporter permease — translation MIGKLLTRDRRRILYAFIAGIVLFAIGQAVRPGFASFDGIRSILVVASFVGLVAAGQTFVILIGGIDLSVPWVLNAGAILMVTSSLGSDARAIPALALTLGMGALVGALNGAGIALLGIPAVVMTLAMNGIMQGLTLGLSGGMTCTNCGAYAPPIVQAAVHSRFLGLPIVLWLWLGIIIIVSFVLGATRFGRSTYTVGNNARASHLAGINVSVVTIVLYALSGLFAALAGIMLVGFGGQAALGMGEPYLFQSIAAVVIGGVYILGGRGHYLGSVAGAISLTVLVSVLLAFNMPDYGRSIIYGVVILALLLLYGREEDSA, via the coding sequence ATGATCGGAAAGCTTCTCACGCGCGACCGCCGGCGCATCCTCTATGCCTTCATCGCCGGCATCGTGCTGTTTGCCATCGGCCAAGCGGTGCGGCCGGGCTTTGCGAGTTTTGACGGCATCCGCTCCATCCTCGTCGTCGCCTCCTTCGTCGGCCTCGTCGCAGCGGGGCAGACCTTTGTGATCCTGATAGGCGGCATCGATCTATCGGTGCCTTGGGTGCTCAATGCCGGCGCCATTCTGATGGTGACGAGTTCCCTCGGCAGCGATGCGCGCGCCATTCCGGCGCTGGCACTCACGCTCGGCATGGGGGCGCTGGTCGGCGCTCTGAATGGCGCCGGCATCGCCCTGCTGGGCATTCCCGCCGTGGTCATGACGCTGGCGATGAACGGCATCATGCAAGGGCTGACGCTCGGCCTCAGCGGCGGCATGACCTGCACGAATTGCGGGGCCTATGCGCCGCCCATCGTGCAGGCGGCGGTGCATAGCCGGTTCCTTGGCCTGCCGATCGTGCTGTGGCTCTGGCTCGGCATCATCATCATCGTGTCCTTCGTGCTGGGCGCGACGCGCTTCGGCCGCAGCACCTACACGGTTGGCAATAACGCGCGGGCGAGCCACCTCGCGGGCATCAACGTCTCTGTCGTGACGATCGTGCTCTATGCGCTGAGCGGGCTGTTCGCGGCGCTGGCCGGCATCATGCTGGTGGGGTTTGGCGGACAGGCGGCGCTCGGCATGGGCGAGCCCTATCTGTTCCAGTCCATCGCGGCCGTGGTGATCGGCGGCGTCTATATCCTGGGCGGGCGCGGGCATTACCTGGGGTCGGTGGCCGGTGCCATCAGCCTGACGGTTCTGGTCAGCGTTTTGCTGGCCTTCAACATGCCCGATTATGGCCGCAGCATCATCTACGGCGTGGTCATTTTGGCGTTGTTGCTGCTGTACGGTCGGGAAGAGGATAGCGCATGA
- a CDS encoding CHRD domain-containing protein, whose translation MKQSNAGFTLGRRTLLPVVAAAAFAVAGLSGIVAAKADTVTLTAKLIPEQGAPPTGLGAVVATYDAATLTLSWHITYSGLTGPLVAAHFHGPATPGMDAPPVIPIPPPYLNPLDGSAKLTLDQVSQLLGGLYYVNLHTAAYPNGEIRGQVNVQP comes from the coding sequence ATGAAGCAGTCGAATGCAGGTTTCACCCTCGGTCGCCGGACGTTACTGCCTGTCGTGGCCGCCGCCGCCTTCGCGGTGGCCGGCTTGTCCGGGATCGTCGCCGCCAAGGCGGATACCGTCACCCTCACGGCGAAGCTGATCCCCGAGCAGGGCGCCCCTCCGACCGGATTGGGCGCGGTCGTCGCGACCTATGATGCCGCCACGCTCACCCTGAGCTGGCACATCACCTATTCCGGCCTGACCGGTCCGCTGGTCGCGGCGCATTTCCATGGTCCGGCGACGCCCGGCATGGACGCCCCGCCGGTGATCCCGATTCCGCCGCCGTATCTCAATCCGCTGGATGGCTCGGCCAAGCTGACGCTTGATCAGGTGTCGCAGTTGTTGGGTGGGCTCTACTACGTGAACCTGCACACGGCGGCGTATCCGAATGGGGAAATTCGCGGCCAGGTGAACGTTCAGCCGTAA
- the hemA gene encoding 5-aminolevulinate synthase, with amino-acid sequence MNAFLDHCRSHLAEIRAQGRYRHFTPLSRDAARFPLYSLSIDGRATDVTVWSSNDYLGMGVDPVTINGARAALETLGAGAGGTRNIGGTSPLHDALEAELAALHGKGAALLFSSGFVSNQASLAAILRSLPNWHVFSDEKNHASMIAGIKASPATCHIFRHNDLDHLASLLAAAPAGAPKLIAFESVYSMDADIAPIGAICDLADRYGAMTYLDEVHAVGMYGAHGGGVSERDGVAHRLTVIEGTLAKAFGCHGGYIAAEATVIDYIRSTAPGFIFTTSLPPAVVGGALASLRTLRDDSSRREGLFRQVDLLKRKLDEAGLPRLPSESHIVPLMIRDAARCRDTSRLLLEEYGHYATPINYPTVPRGTERLRLTPTPLHSEAMMDDLVAALADVFAALDRRAA; translated from the coding sequence ATGAACGCCTTCCTTGACCATTGCCGATCGCATCTCGCTGAAATCCGGGCGCAGGGGCGCTATCGCCACTTTACCCCTCTCAGCCGCGATGCCGCGCGGTTTCCCCTCTATTCCCTGTCCATCGACGGCCGCGCGACGGACGTGACGGTCTGGTCCTCCAACGACTATCTCGGCATGGGCGTCGATCCCGTCACCATCAATGGCGCGCGCGCCGCGTTGGAAACGCTGGGCGCCGGTGCCGGCGGCACCCGCAATATTGGCGGCACGTCGCCCCTCCATGATGCGCTGGAGGCGGAACTTGCTGCCCTGCACGGCAAGGGTGCCGCTCTGCTGTTCAGCTCCGGCTTCGTCTCCAACCAGGCGAGCTTGGCCGCTATCCTGCGCAGCCTGCCGAATTGGCATGTCTTCTCGGACGAGAAGAACCACGCGTCGATGATCGCCGGCATCAAGGCGAGCCCCGCCACCTGCCACATCTTTCGCCATAACGACCTCGACCATCTCGCGAGCCTGCTGGCCGCCGCACCGGCGGGTGCGCCCAAGCTGATCGCCTTTGAGTCGGTCTATTCCATGGACGCGGACATCGCCCCCATCGGCGCGATCTGCGACCTCGCGGACCGTTATGGCGCGATGACCTATCTCGATGAGGTTCATGCCGTCGGCATGTATGGCGCCCATGGCGGCGGGGTGTCGGAGAGGGACGGCGTGGCCCATCGCCTGACGGTGATCGAGGGCACGCTCGCCAAGGCCTTCGGCTGCCATGGCGGCTATATCGCAGCCGAGGCGACGGTCATCGACTATATCCGCTCGACCGCGCCGGGCTTCATCTTCACGACATCCTTACCGCCGGCCGTGGTGGGTGGCGCGCTCGCCAGCCTCCGCACGCTGCGCGATGACAGTTCCCGGCGGGAGGGCCTGTTCCGTCAGGTCGATCTGCTGAAGCGCAAGCTCGACGAGGCCGGCCTGCCACGCCTGCCGTCCGAGAGCCATATCGTGCCCCTGATGATCCGGGATGCGGCACGCTGCCGGGACACCAGCCGTCTCCTGCTGGAGGAGTATGGCCATTACGCGACGCCGATCAATTATCCCACCGTGCCACGCGGAACGGAGCGTCTTCGGCTGACGCCGACACCACTTCATAGCGAGGCGATGATGGATGATCTCGTTGCAGCCCTCGCCGATGTTTTCGCGGCCCTTGATCGCCGGGCCGCGTAA